Sequence from the Erythrolamprus reginae isolate rEryReg1 chromosome Z, rEryReg1.hap1, whole genome shotgun sequence genome:
agtaggccttcaatgtgaagttttcatcaccatccattgcttccacgatgcttccaagagaattgcgcgtgtacagtgccttaaatgcgcggataacaccttgatccatcggctggataagcgatgtggtgtttggtggcaagaattcaacttgtaccccatcatgttcatgtgccaggtcatcatggcctccagcattgttcATTAgtagaagcactttgaaattgagtcctttgccagccaaatacacctgcacctgtgggatgaagcactgatgaaaccagtcccgcgtgaggggttttgtaatccatgctttaggattatgcatccagtacactggcaatgcattcttatttctgttcttgagggctcttggatttcgtgacttatagattagccctggcttcagcaaaaagcctgctgcattcccacacatgaccaaagtcacccgatctttcatggccttaaagccaggggctttggcttcatcttgcatcaagaaagtccttgaaggcatcctcttccagaacaggcctgtttcgtccatgttgaacacctgttctggaaggtagcccgcttctgcaattaggtctttaaacgtgccctggacaaag
This genomic interval carries:
- the LOC139153128 gene encoding tigger transposable element-derived protein 1-like, whose protein sequence is MDETGLFWKRMPSRTFLMQDEAKAPGFKAMKDRVTLVMCGNAAGFLLKPGLIYKSRNPRALKNRNKNALPVYWMHNPKAWITKPLTRDWFHQCFIPQVQVYLAGKGLNFKVLLLMNNAGGHDDLAHEHDGVLGELPDSNSITQSVGL